A segment of the Streptomyces sp. L2 genome:
TCCCGCGTCGGCGTCACCACCGCCCCCCAACGGAGCGGACCCTAGGGCGCTTTCACGGCCGACGGCACGGCAACCTCCTCAGGGGCGCGGGGAACTGCGCGACAAGCCACGGCGCACCGCACCCCCGACGGCGTCGGCCCGTTCAGCCCGTGGCGGCGACCAGCGCACTCATGACCCGCCCGTCATCCCCCATCTCCGGATGCCACTGCACCCCCAGCACCCACCCCCGAGCCGACGGCAGTTCGATCGCCTCGATCGTGCCGTCCGCCGCGTGCGCCGCCGGTACCAGGCCCCTGCCGAGCCGCTCCACCGCCTGGTGGTGGTACGTCGGTACCACCGTCTCCTCCGGCACCGCACCCGCGTACAGCGTCCCCGGCACCGGCTTCACCGCGTGCCCGCCGAACACGCCGACGACCTCCGCGTGCCCCTCCAGGTGCTGGACCAGCGTGCCCCCGCACGCCACGTTCAGCAGCTGCATGCCCCGGCAGACCCCCAGCAGCGGCACCCCGGTCTCCAACGCGGCCCGGATGAGGGCGAGTTCCCACGCGTCCCGCTCCCGCGCCGGCGGCCCCGTGCGCGGCGAGCGCTCCGCGCCGTAGCACGCCGGGTCCACGTCCGGGCCGCCGGCGATCACCAGCCCGTCCAGCCGGGCCACCGTCGCCGCCGCGTGCCCGGGGTCGTCGGGCGGCAGCATCACGGCCAGCCCGCCGGCCCGCTGCACCAGCCGCGGGTACCCGGCCGGCAGCAGCGCCGCCTCCAGCTCCCACACGCCCCAGCGCGCCGCGGTCTCCAGATAGGTGCTGACACCGATCAGCGGTCGTGCGCCCACCCTGCCTCCCAAAGGTACACACCTACACCTTTGCAGAGTGCGCTCAGGCGAGGAAGCCCCGCAGCAGCGCCGCCGTGCCCGCGCAGTGTTCCCGCATCGTCTCCCGCGCACCGTCCGCGTCCCCGTCCAGCACCGCCTCGACCAGCGCGGCGTGCTGGCGCTGCGAGTGCTCCAGGTTGCGTACCAGCAGCGGGATGCAGTCGAGCAGGTCGTTCACCGTGGCCCGGACCGCCGCGTACCGCGCGGTCAGCGACGGCGACCCGCACAGCTCGGCCAGGGTGAGGTGCAAAAGGGTGTCCAGGCGCCGGTACTCGCCGAGCGGAGCGTCCCGCGTGCGGTCCAGCGCGGCCCGCAGCCGCGACGCCTGCCCCTCGTCCAGCCCGTGCGAAGCACACAGCCCGGCCGCGCCCACCTCCAGCACCTCGCGGAACCGCAGCACATCCTCGATGTCGACCGAGGCGATCCGCCGCCGTAGCTCGTCCTGACCGCCCCCGTCCGCGCGCCGCAGGACAAACGTTCCGCCGTACCGCCCACGCCGGGCCTCGACCAGCCCCTGCTCCTGGAGGACCTTCAGCACCTCGCGCAGCGTCACCCGGCTGACCCCCAGCCGCTCGGCCAGCTCCCGCTCGGCCGGCAGCCGCTCGCCGCCGGGCACCAGACCCAGCCGTACGACCTGGAGGATCTGCTCCAGCGCCTCCTCGAAGCCGTTGCCCGCGCGCACCGGCCGCAGCACGGCGGCGAGCCGATCGGCCGGCCTCGAAGTCCCGTCCCGCGACATGGGCCGTGCCCCCTTCCCGGCAATGGTCCGAGGCAATACCTTATGCGCAGCGAAGACGCCGAAGAAGCCCAAGGAGGCTCTCCCGTGGCAGACCGCACACCCCCGCTGAGCGTTGAGGAGCTGCACACCCTCGTCGCCGGCGGTGAGATCGACACCGTCGTCCTGGCCTTCCCGGACATGCAGGGCCGGCTCCAGGGCAAGCGGTTCGCCGCCCGCTTCTTCCTCGACGAGGTCCTGCACCACGGCACCGAGGGCTGCAACTACCTCCTCGCCGTCGACACCGACATGAACACCGTCGACGGCTACGCCATGTCCTCCTGGGACCGCGGCTACGGCGACTTCGCCCTGCACCCCGACCCCGCCACCCTGCGCCGCGTCCCCTGGCACCCCGGCACCGCCCTGCTGCTGGCCGACCTGGCCTGGGAGGACGGCTCACCGGTCACCGAGGCCCCACGCCAGATCCTGCGCCGCCAACTGGAGCGCCTCGCCGCACTCGGCTACACCGCACAAGCCGGCACCGAGCTGGAGTTCATCGTCTTCAGGGACAGCTACGAGCAGGCCTGGGACGCGAACTACCGCGGCCTGACCCCGGCCAACCAGTACAACATCGACTACTCGATCCTCGGCACCGGCCGCATCGAGCCGCTGCTGCGCCGGATCCGCAACGACATGGCCGGCGCCGGCCTCACCGTCGAGTCCGCCAAGGGCGAGTGCAACCCCGGCCAGCACGAGATCGTGTTCCGCTACGACGAGGCCCTCGTCACCTGCGACCAGCACGCCCTGTACAAGACCGGCGCCAAGGAGATCGCCGCCCAGGAAGGCGTCTCCCTCACCTTCATGGCCAAGTACAACGAGCGCGAGGGCAACTCCTGCCACATCCACCTCTCCCTGGCCGACGCCGACGGGACCAGCGCGATGCCCGGCCCGGACGGCCCGCACGGCATGTCCGAGGTCATGCGGCACTTCCTCGCCGGACAGCTCGCCGCCCTGCGCGACTTCGCCCTGCTCTACGCCCCCACCATCAACTCCTACAAGCGGTTCCAGTCCGGCTCGTTCGCCCCCACCGCCGTCGCCTGGGGCCACGACAACCGGACCTGCGCCCTGCGCGTCGTCGGCCACGGCCGCTCCCTGCGCTTCGAGAACCGGCTGCCCGGCGGTGACGTCAACCCGTACCTCGCCGTCGCCGGCATGGTCGCGGCCGGCCTCCACGGCATCGAGCACAAACTCCAGCTGCCCGAGCCCTGCACCGGCAACGCCTACACCGCGGACTTCGCCCACGTGCCCGCCACCCTGCGCGAGGCCGCCGAGCTGTGGGAGAGCAGCGAGACCGCCCGGGCGGCCTTCGGCGACGAGGTCGTCGACCACTACCGGAACATGGCCCGCGTCGAACTCGCCGCCTTCGACTCCGCCATCACCGACTGGGAGCTGCGCCGCTCCTTCGAACGCCTGTGAGGGGCCGATCCGTGTCCGCAGCCGACGAGTTGAAGGTCCTCAACCCCGCCACGGAGGAGGTCGTCGCCATCGTCCCCGCCGCTGCTCCCGAGGACGTGGACGCCGCCGTCGTACGGGCCGCCCGCGCCCAGACGGCCTGGGCGGCCCTCGCCCCCGCCGACCGGGCCCGGCTGCTGCGCCGCTTCGCCGACGCCGTCGACGTCCACGTCGAGGAACTGGCCCAGCTGGAGGTCCGCGAGGCCGGGCACACCGTCGCGGGCGCCCGCTGGGAGGCCGGCAACGCCCGCGACCTGCTGCTCTACGCGGCCGGCGGCGCCGAACGCCTCCTCGGCAAGCAGATCCCGGTCCCCGGCGGCTGGGACGTCACCTTCCTCGAACCCCTCGGTGTCGTCGGCGTGATCGCGCCCTGGAACTTCCCGATGCCGATCGCCGCCTGGGGTACCTTCCCGGCGCTCGCGGCCGGCAACGCGGTCGTCCTCAAACCCGCCGAGACGACCCCGCTGACCGCCCTGCGCCTGGCCGGACTCGCCCTCGAAGCGGGCCTGCCCGAGCACCTCTTCCAGGTCCTGCCCGGACACGGCCACATCGCCGGGCGCGCCCTCGTCGACCACCCTGCCGTCGCCAAGATCGTGTTCACCGGCTCCACCCGCACCGGCCGCGAGGCCATGGAACGCTGCGCCCGGCAGGTCAAACCGGTCACCCTCGAACTCGGCGGCAAGAGCCCCAACGTGGTGTTCGCCGACGCCGACCTCGACGCCGCCCTCGACCCGTTCTCCTTCCTGGACAACTCCGGCCAGGACTGCTGCGCCCGCACCCGCATCCTCGTCCAGGAGTCCGTCTACGACGAGGCCCGCGCCGTCCTCGCCGACGCGCTGGCCGCCGTCGTGGTCGGCGACCCGGCCGACGAGAAGACCCAGATGGGCCCGCTGATCTCCCGCAGGCAGCTCGACCGCGTCCGGTCCTACGTCCCCGACGACGCCCCCGCCCTGCGCGGCAGCGCCCCCGACGGACCCGGCTTCTGGTTCCCGCCGACCGTGCTCACCGGCGAACGGCCGGACAGCGCGGCCGCTTGCGAGGAGATCTTCGGGCCCGTCGCCGTCCTGCTCCCCTTCACCGACGAGGACGACGCGATCCGCCTCGCCAACGACACCCCCTACGGGCTGGCCGGCTCCCTGTGGACCCGCGACCTGGGCCGCGCCCTGCGCGTCTCCCGGGCCGTCCGGGCGGGCAACCTGTCCGTCAACTCCCATTCCAGCGTGCGCTACTCCACCCCGTTCGGCGGCTTCAAGCAGTCCGGCCTCGGCCGCGAACTCGGCCCCGACGCCCTGACCGCCTTCACCGAGACCAAGAACGTCTTCATCAGCACGGAGGGCCCCGCACTGTGACCTCTTCCGACACCGACATCATCTGCCGCCGCCTGGCCGGCCGTACCGCCGTCGTCACCGGAGCCGGCAGCGGCATCGGCCTCGCCGCCGCACGCCGGCTCGCCTCCGAGGGCGCGCACGTCGTCTGCGCCGACGTCGACGAGCCCCGCGGCAAGGCCGCCGCCGAGGAGACCGGCGGGCTCTTCGTGAAGACCGACGTCACCGACCCCGAGCAGGTCGAGGCGCTGTTCCAGGCGGCGTACGACACCTACGGCAGCGTCGACGTCGCCTTCAACAACGCCGGCATCTCCCCGCCCGACGACGACTCCATCCTGGACACCGGTCTGGAGGCGTGGAAGCGCGTCCAGGAGGTCAACCTGACCTCCGTCTACCTGTGCTGCAAGGCCGCCATCCCCTACATGCGCCGCCAGGGCAAGGGCTCCATCATCAACACGGCGTCCTTCGTGGCCCGGATGGGCGCGGCCACCTCCCAGATCTCGTACACCGCGTCCAAAGGCGGAGTCCTCGCCATGTCCCGCGAACTGGGCGTGCAGTTCGCGCGGGAGGGCATCCGCGTGAACGCGCTGTGCCCCGGGCCGGTCAACACCCCACTGCTGCGGGAGCTGTTCGCGAAGGACCCCGAGCGGGCCGCGCGCCGGCTCGTGCACATCCCGGTCGGCCGGTTCGCCGAGGCCGAGGAGATCGCCGCCGCCGTCGCCTTCCTCGCCAGCGACGACTCCTCGTTCGTCAACGCGACCGACTTCCTGGTGGACGGGGGGATCTCGGGCGCGTACGTGACCCCGCTGTAGGGCGCTTGCGTCCGCCGGTCAGAGGAAGGTGTGCCCCTCACCGCGGTACGTCGGCACGGCCGCCGTCACCGCGTCGCCCCCGACCAGGTGCAGCGTCTCGAACCGCTCGCACAGCTCGCCCGCCTTCGCGTGCCGGAACCACACCTTGTCGCCGATCAGCAGATCGTCGGCGGGGGAGCCGAGCAGCGGGGTCTGCACCTCACCGGGGCCCTCCTGCGGGTCGTACCTCAGCCCCTCGGGCAGGTACGGCACCGGCAGCCGGTCGGGGCCGGCGGCACCGGAGGCCGGGTAGCCGCCGCCGAGCACCGTGACGATCCCGACCCCCGGCCGCCGGACGACGGGCTGCGCGAAGAGGGCGGCCGGACGGCCGGTGAACGACGTGTAGTTGTCGAACAGGCGCGGCACGTACAGCCCCGACCCGGCGGCGATCTCCGTGACGGCGTCCTCGGCCGCCGTGTGCTGCACACTGCCCGTGCCGCCGCCGTTGACGAACTCCAGGTCCGGCGCCACGGCACGGACGGCCCGCACCACCGCGGCCCGCCGCTCGGCGAGTTCCCGCCGGGCGGCGGCCTGCATCAGCCGGATCGCCCGCGAGCGCAGCGGCCGTCCGGCGACCGCGTCCCCGACGCCGGCGACATGCCCCTCGTACGCCATGATCCCCACCAGCCGGAAGCCCGGCCGCCGGACCACGGCCCGGGCCAGCTCGGCAAGCTGCGCGGGGGAGTGCAGCGGCGACCGCCGAGCCCCCACCCGGACCCGGCCGCCGAACAGCTTCAGCGCCGTGTCCAGTTCCAGACAGACCCGGACGTCCTCACGCCCGCCGTCGCGTGCCGCGTCGATGAGGTCCAGGTGCGCGACGTCGTCGACCATCACGGTCACGGCGGAGGCGAGCTTGGGATCGGCGGCCAGCTCGGCGAAGCCGGAACGGTCGGCGGAGGGGTAGGCCAGCAGGATGTCGTCGAACCCGGAGCGGGCGAGCCACAGGGACTCGGCCAGCGTGAACGACATGACGCCCCGGAAGCCGTCCCTGGCCAGGGCGCGTTCCAGCAGGGCCCGGCAGCGCACGGACTTGCTGGCGACCCGGACGGGCTTGCCGCCCGCGCGGCGGACCAGGTCGTCCGCGTTGGCGTCGAAGGCGTCGAGGTCCACGATCGCGAGAGGGGCGTCGAGATGGGCGGTGGCCCGGTCGTAACGGGCCCGGTCGGCGGCGCGCGCAGTCATGACGGAAGCCTGCCAGAGAGTATTACCGCAGGGTAGGGGGACGTTCCGGGCAGATGCCCCGGGCCTGCCGACTGGTTCTCTCTCCGTCCCGGACAACCCGTAGAGTGACGCGCACGCGTACGGCCGAACGCTTGCGGCCGCGTCACCTGAACCGGGATGCCGGTCCGGCCGTACGGGTATGCGTGCCCGGGAGCGGAAACGACCGCACCGGGCCGGCCGGCGACCAGCACGGCCCGCGTACGCGAAGTTCGGCCCGGGCACGAGGAAACGGGGGGTGCATGAGCACGGAAGCGCGCCGCGCCCCGGTCCCCCCACGCCCACCCCACCCCCCCGTTCCCGGCCTGCCCCCCGAGCCCGGCCCGGATCCGGACCACCCCCTCGATCGCCCGCCGCACCCGGCCCCCGACCCCACGGCACGCACGACCGGCCGCGCCGACGTGAACGTTTCACCGACCGGCCCGCCCGCCCGTCCGGGTGGCCCGGCCGACGGTCACGCCCCGCCGCCCGGCCCCACTGCGCGCATGGCCGGCCGGCCCGACGTGAACGTTTCGCCGACCGGCCCGACCGGAGGTACGACGGGTCCTGCTGACGGGGACTACCCGGCGAGCGGCACCGCTGGGCGGGTCGAGCGGCCGCGTGCGGAGAACGGGCGCTCGACCTCCGAGCCCGCCCGCGTCGAGGCCGGCTCCGACGAGGAGTTCTCGGTCTTCACTCCGCGCTCGTCCCGCCCTGGGCAGAGCCTGCCCGGGCTGACGCCCCCGGCGGAGCCTTCCGCCCCCGCCGGGACCCGGTTCCCCCGGCTACGGCCCACACCCGCCCCGGACAGCCGCCGGACCCCGCCTCCGCCCCCGGCCTCGGCCCGCTTCCCCGACGCACCGCCGGGCACGGGCGACGTCGACGCGCCACGCACGCAGGCACGCCGGGAGGGCGGCGCCGGGACGGCCGTACCGCCGCGCCCGCAGCGCCGCCCCGGTACGCGCGCGGACGACAGCACCCCAGGCGTGCCGCCCCGTCCGGGCCACCGGCCGGGGGAGTCCCGCCAAGGCGGTGCCGGCGGGCAGGCCCGGCGCGACGGCCTCGACGGGCCCGCGCGCGCGGGAACCCGGCCCGGACCGGAACTCAGGCGGCCGACGGGAGTTGGCACACCCACCGCACCTCGGGTCCCGGGCAGGCCGGAGGCGCAGAGTCGGTCGGCCGCGCCGGCGGAGTCTCCCGTGGAGACGACCGCCCGGCTGCGGCCGATTCCCGCCGCACCTGACACCGCTTCCGCCGCCCGTGTTGCCACGTCCGCTTCCCGCGGAGCTGCCGAGCCGGCGCCCCCGCGCGGTGGCGGCTGGAGTGCGGGCGCGTCCGCTCGCCCCGTCACCTCGGCGCCGGCGCCCGATCCGGCGCACTCCTGGGGTGCTGCCGTGCGGCCTGTCGTGACCTTTGCCGAACCTGAGGGGGTGCGGCGGCGGGTGCGTCCACGGGCCGCCGCCGCGGCCGCCTGTGCCGTCCTCGGGCTGGGGCTCATCGGCGGTGCCGTCACCGGGAGCTGGCTCGCCGGCGACGGCGGAGGGGCGGCGCGTGACCGGTTCACCGCCGCCGACAGCCTGTGGCACAGCGAGCCGGTCGACCAGCTGTTCCCGCCCACCGTCGACGGCACCGGCGCCGGCCCCGGCGGAGCCGACCGCACCTGGACCCGGATCGCCGTGGCCCCGGACTCCGGCTGCGCCCACGCCTTCGACCCGCTGCTGCGCAAGGCCCTCGCCCCCGTGGGCTGCCGCCGGCTGCTGCGCGCCACCTACACCGACGCCACCGAGAGCTACGTGACCACCGTCGGCCTGCTGTTCACCAAGGCCGACCCGGCCGCCATGTCCGGGCTCGCCAAGCGCTTCCGGGACGAGCACCTGAGCAGCCGTACCGACCTGCTGCCCCGGCCGTACGCCGCCAAGGGCACCGTGGCGGCCGGTTTCGGCGACGCGCAGCGGGCCTCCTGGACCATCTCCGTCCTCACCGACGTCCCCGTCGTCGCCTTCTCCGTGTCCGGCTGGGCCGACGGCCGCACCGTCAATACGCCCCAGCCCGCCGCCGACGCCACCCGCGCCGGCGCCACCTCGGCCCCCGCCCAGGCCGGCCTCGGCAACGAGGCGCAGGGCCTGGCCGACCGCGTCGCACGCCGGCTGCGGCAGACCGCGGGCGCCGCCACGGAGAAGCCCTCATGACGCGAACGTTCCCGCGACCGGCCCCGCGACCGTTTGCGCGACCGGTCCGCCGCCGGCGCCGGACGGTCACCACCGGCTCGGCGCTCACGAGCCTTCTCCTGGCCGGCTCCCTCGTCCTGCTGCCCGCCGCCACCGCCCACGCCGACGGCATCCGCGCCCAGCAGTGGGGCCTGTCCGCGCTGCACACCGCGCAGGCCTGGCGCGTCACGCGGGGCAAGGGCGTCACCGTCGCCGTCCTGGACACCGGCGTCGAGGCCGATCACCCCGACCTGGCCGGCAACGTCCTGCCGGGCAAGGACATGATCGGCTTCGGCGCCGAGCCCGGCGACCGGAGCTGGGCCCGGCACGGCACCGCGATGGCCGGGATCATCGCCGGGCACGGCCACGGACCCGGCCGTACCGCCGGCGTCATCGGCATCGCCCCCGAGGCGAAGATCCTGCCCGTGCGGGTCATCCTGGAGGACGGCGACCCCGCCCGCGGCAAGGCCCGCACCAGCCGGGGCAACGCCCTCGCCGACGGCATCCGCTGGGCCGCCGACCACGGCGCCGACGTCATCAACCTCTCCCTCGGCGACGACTCCAGCTCCGCCCACCCCGAGGCCGGCGAGGACGAGGCCGTCCAGTACGCCCTCAAGAAGGGAGTGGTCGTCGTCGCCTCCGCCGGCAACGGCGGCGACAAGGGCGACCACGTCTCCTACCCGGCCGCCTACCCGGGCGTCATCGCCGCCACCGCCGTCGACCGCTACGGCACCCGCGCCTCGTTCTCCACCCGCCGCTGGTACGCCACGGTCAGCGCGCCCGGCGTGGACGTCGTCATCGCCGACCCCGACCACAAGTACTACGAGGGCTGGGGCACCTCCGCCGCCTCCGCCTTCGTCTCCGGCACGGTCGCCCTCATCAAGGCCGTCCACCCGGACCTGACACCGGCCCAGATCAAGAAGCTCCTGGAGGACACGGCCCGCAACTCTCCCGTCGGCGGCCGGGACGACTCCCGCGGCTTCGGCCTCGTCGACCCGGCCGCCGCGCTGAAGGCCGCCGCCCGGCTCAAACCGGAGGGCCTGGAGGTGACCTCGTACGGCGAGAAGTACTTCGGCCCCGGCCCCGACACCCCCAAGGACACCGCCGGCACCTCCGCGTGGGCGGCCCCTCTCGCGGGAGGCGCCGGCGGGGTCCTGCTGATCGCCGGCGTCGTGCTGTGGCGGAGCCGCGAACGCCGGCCGGAGGAGTACGGCGAGTTCCGCTGAGCCGTCGGTCAGGGCCCGGACCGGCCCCCGGCCGCCGCCCCCGATAGGGTCGGTGACCGTGGCGAACAAGAACATTCCCGACTCCGGCTTCTCCGACGACGACGGCACCGCCGACCCCCGGCTGAGCGCCGCGCTCGCCGCCTGGGCCGGGGATCGCACCGCCGTCGCGCCGGTCCTGGAGGCCCTCAAGGGCGCGCGACTGCTGGTCCCGGTCGTAGCGGTCCTGGGGGAGGTCGAGGAGGACAGTCAAGAGGGGCGCGAAGCTCTTTCGAAGGGTGGCGGTGGGCGACGGGAGGGCGGGCTGCGCCGCGAGAAGAGCAGCGACATGGCCGTTCCGACGCTGAAGGCCGGCGGGCGCACCGCGCTGCCCGCCTTCACCTCGACCGACTCCCTCGCCCGCTGGGATCCGGCGGCCCGGCCCGTCGCCGTACCGCTGCACCAGGCGCTGCAGGCGGCCGCGCACGAGAAGGCGGACACGGTGGTGCTGGACCTCGCGGGTCCGGTGCCGTTCGAACTGACCGGCCCGGCGCTGCTCGCCCTCGCCGAGGGCCGTACGACCACGGACCCGCTCGCCGACCCGGCCGTCGTGGCCGCCGTCCGCGCCGCCGTGGCCGCCGAGCCGGCCGTGCTGCGCGCCCACCTCGGCCCCGGTCAGGCAGACGGCACGCTCGCGCTGGTCCTGGACCCGGCCGCCCCGCCCGCCGGGGCCGCCCGCGCGGTCGCCGAACGGCTGGCCGCCGACGAGACACTGCGGGCCCGCCTGGTGCGCGGCCTCGACCTGGCACTGCTGCCGGCCGGGACCACGCCTCCGGGCGAGCCCTTGTACGTGCGGAAATAGAAGAGACGGGCGGCGGCTCAGCCGTAGACCGGGCCGGTGTACTTCTCGCCCGGACCCTGGCCCGGCTCGTCCGGGACCAGGGAGGCCTCGCGGAACGCCAGCTGCAGCGACTTCAGGCCGTCGCGCAGCGGAGCCGCGTGGAAGGAGCTGATCTCGGTCGCGCTCGCGTCCAGCAGGCCGGCGAGACCGGTGATCAGCTTGCGGGCCTCGTCCAGGTCCTTGTACTTCTCGCCCTCCTCGCTCAGCCCGAGCTTCACGGCGGCGGCGCTCATCAGGTTGACGGCGACCGTCACGATCACCTCGACGGCGGGGACCTCGGCGATGTCCCGGGTCATCGCGTCGAAGTCGGGGGTCTCAGGAGGGGTGTCACTCATGCCCCACACGATAGGCGGTCCGTCCGCCCCGGCCTCGTCGAGCCCTGGCCGCGCCCCGATCAGCGCTTCCCGCGCCCCGATCAGCGCTTCCCACGTCTCGATTAGCCCTTGTCAAACGATCCTGCTAGCCTGGTACACGACCGGCTGGACACGTCCGCGTGCTCGGCCCACAAGTGGAGGCTCCGATCTCCCACCCGACCACCCTCCGGGGCGGCGGGTCACCCGGTCAGACGGCCACCATCGTTCCGTACGGACGATGGAGTCGTCCGAAAGCGCGCCCCGCGATTCATCGCGGCGGTGCTCCGGTAGTGCTTGGAGCCCCGCCTGTGATCGTCCGGGGCATTTTTTCTGCTCCGGCGCGGTTAGGTCACCGAGAAGAGACGTAAGCGGCTGTCCGCCAGACCGCCGTGTGGTGCTAACCGAGGAGGATCCATCAGCGCCGAGCCCCGCATCAACGACCGGATTCGCGTTCCCGAGGTGCGACTTGTCGGTCCCAGCGGCGAGCAGGTCGGGATTGTTCCGCTTGCCAAGGCCCTGGAGCTTGCGCAGGAGTACGACCTGGACCTGGTCGAGGTCGCGGCGAACGCCCGTCCGCCCGTGTGCAAGCTCATGGACTACGGGAAGTTCAAGTACGAGTCGGCCATGAAGGCCCGTGAGGCGCGCAAGAACCAGGCGCACACGGTCATCAAGGAGATGAAGCTCCGGCCGAAGATCGACCCGCACGACTACGACACCAAGAAGGGTCACGTCGTCCGGTTCCTCAAGCAGGGCGACAAGGTCAAGATCACGATCATGTTCCGTGGTCGCGAGCAGTCCCGCCCCGAGCTGGGCTACCGACTGCTGCAGCGTCTCGCGGAGGACGTCCAGGACCTCGGTTTCGTCGAGTCGAACCCGAAGCAGGACGGCCGGAACATGATCATGGTTCTCGGTCCGCACAAGAAGAAGACCGAGGCGATGGCCGAGGCTCGCCAGGCGCAGGAAGCCCGCAAGGCGGATGCGAAGGCCAACCCCGGTCGCTCGCAGAACCCCGCGGAGGCCGAGGCCGAGGCGCCTGCCGAGGAGCCCGCCGAGGCGTGATCCACCGGGACGCGAGTCCCAGGATCGACCCACAGTAGAGAACGACGCTCCACCGTGCCCGGTTTTCGCGACCGGGCACCGGAGCGCCACCGACGAGGAGAGTACGGCGCTATGCCGAAGAACAAGTCGCACAGCGGTGCCAGCAAGCGCTTCAAGGTCACCGGCTCCGGCAAGGTGCTCCGTGAGCGCGCCGGCAAGCGCCACCTGCTTGAGCACAAGTCGTCCCGTGTGACGCGTCGCCTCACCGGCAACGCCGAGATGGCCCCGGGCGACGCCGCGAAGATCAAGAAGCTTCTCGGCAAGTGACGTACCGGCGCTTCTTCACGAGCGCCGCGCGTCTGGACCGGGACCCAATCGTTTCCGGGCCGCGTGAGTTCCACCGCGGCCCCGCTACAAGG
Coding sequences within it:
- a CDS encoding SseB family protein; this translates as MANKNIPDSGFSDDDGTADPRLSAALAAWAGDRTAVAPVLEALKGARLLVPVVAVLGEVEEDSQEGREALSKGGGGRREGGLRREKSSDMAVPTLKAGGRTALPAFTSTDSLARWDPAARPVAVPLHQALQAAAHEKADTVVLDLAGPVPFELTGPALLALAEGRTTTDPLADPAVVAAVRAAVAAEPAVLRAHLGPGQADGTLALVLDPAAPPAGAARAVAERLAADETLRARLVRGLDLALLPAGTTPPGEPLYVRK
- a CDS encoding amino acid deaminase/aldolase → MTARAADRARYDRATAHLDAPLAIVDLDAFDANADDLVRRAGGKPVRVASKSVRCRALLERALARDGFRGVMSFTLAESLWLARSGFDDILLAYPSADRSGFAELAADPKLASAVTVMVDDVAHLDLIDAARDGGREDVRVCLELDTALKLFGGRVRVGARRSPLHSPAQLAELARAVVRRPGFRLVGIMAYEGHVAGVGDAVAGRPLRSRAIRLMQAAARRELAERRAAVVRAVRAVAPDLEFVNGGGTGSVQHTAAEDAVTEIAAGSGLYVPRLFDNYTSFTGRPAALFAQPVVRRPGVGIVTVLGGGYPASGAAGPDRLPVPYLPEGLRYDPQEGPGEVQTPLLGSPADDLLIGDKVWFRHAKAGELCERFETLHLVGGDAVTAAVPTYRGEGHTFL
- a CDS encoding FCD domain-containing protein — translated: MSRDGTSRPADRLAAVLRPVRAGNGFEEALEQILQVVRLGLVPGGERLPAERELAERLGVSRVTLREVLKVLQEQGLVEARRGRYGGTFVLRRADGGGQDELRRRIASVDIEDVLRFREVLEVGAAGLCASHGLDEGQASRLRAALDRTRDAPLGEYRRLDTLLHLTLAELCGSPSLTARYAAVRATVNDLLDCIPLLVRNLEHSQRQHAALVEAVLDGDADGARETMREHCAGTAALLRGFLA
- a CDS encoding DUF1844 domain-containing protein, coding for MSDTPPETPDFDAMTRDIAEVPAVEVIVTVAVNLMSAAAVKLGLSEEGEKYKDLDEARKLITGLAGLLDASATEISSFHAAPLRDGLKSLQLAFREASLVPDEPGQGPGEKYTGPVYG
- a CDS encoding aldehyde dehydrogenase family protein, encoding MSAADELKVLNPATEEVVAIVPAAAPEDVDAAVVRAARAQTAWAALAPADRARLLRRFADAVDVHVEELAQLEVREAGHTVAGARWEAGNARDLLLYAAGGAERLLGKQIPVPGGWDVTFLEPLGVVGVIAPWNFPMPIAAWGTFPALAAGNAVVLKPAETTPLTALRLAGLALEAGLPEHLFQVLPGHGHIAGRALVDHPAVAKIVFTGSTRTGREAMERCARQVKPVTLELGGKSPNVVFADADLDAALDPFSFLDNSGQDCCARTRILVQESVYDEARAVLADALAAVVVGDPADEKTQMGPLISRRQLDRVRSYVPDDAPALRGSAPDGPGFWFPPTVLTGERPDSAAACEEIFGPVAVLLPFTDEDDAIRLANDTPYGLAGSLWTRDLGRALRVSRAVRAGNLSVNSHSSVRYSTPFGGFKQSGLGRELGPDALTAFTETKNVFISTEGPAL
- the mycP gene encoding type VII secretion-associated serine protease mycosin; this encodes MTRTFPRPAPRPFARPVRRRRRTVTTGSALTSLLLAGSLVLLPAATAHADGIRAQQWGLSALHTAQAWRVTRGKGVTVAVLDTGVEADHPDLAGNVLPGKDMIGFGAEPGDRSWARHGTAMAGIIAGHGHGPGRTAGVIGIAPEAKILPVRVILEDGDPARGKARTSRGNALADGIRWAADHGADVINLSLGDDSSSAHPEAGEDEAVQYALKKGVVVVASAGNGGDKGDHVSYPAAYPGVIAATAVDRYGTRASFSTRRWYATVSAPGVDVVIADPDHKYYEGWGTSAASAFVSGTVALIKAVHPDLTPAQIKKLLEDTARNSPVGGRDDSRGFGLVDPAAALKAAARLKPEGLEVTSYGEKYFGPGPDTPKDTAGTSAWAAPLAGGAGGVLLIAGVVLWRSRERRPEEYGEFR
- a CDS encoding gamma-glutamyl-gamma-aminobutyrate hydrolase family protein, whose protein sequence is MGARPLIGVSTYLETAARWGVWELEAALLPAGYPRLVQRAGGLAVMLPPDDPGHAAATVARLDGLVIAGGPDVDPACYGAERSPRTGPPARERDAWELALIRAALETGVPLLGVCRGMQLLNVACGGTLVQHLEGHAEVVGVFGGHAVKPVPGTLYAGAVPEETVVPTYHHQAVERLGRGLVPAAHAADGTIEAIELPSARGWVLGVQWHPEMGDDGRVMSALVAATG
- a CDS encoding glutamine synthetase family protein, producing the protein MADRTPPLSVEELHTLVAGGEIDTVVLAFPDMQGRLQGKRFAARFFLDEVLHHGTEGCNYLLAVDTDMNTVDGYAMSSWDRGYGDFALHPDPATLRRVPWHPGTALLLADLAWEDGSPVTEAPRQILRRQLERLAALGYTAQAGTELEFIVFRDSYEQAWDANYRGLTPANQYNIDYSILGTGRIEPLLRRIRNDMAGAGLTVESAKGECNPGQHEIVFRYDEALVTCDQHALYKTGAKEIAAQEGVSLTFMAKYNEREGNSCHIHLSLADADGTSAMPGPDGPHGMSEVMRHFLAGQLAALRDFALLYAPTINSYKRFQSGSFAPTAVAWGHDNRTCALRVVGHGRSLRFENRLPGGDVNPYLAVAGMVAAGLHGIEHKLQLPEPCTGNAYTADFAHVPATLREAAELWESSETARAAFGDEVVDHYRNMARVELAAFDSAITDWELRRSFERL
- a CDS encoding 3-oxoacyl-ACP reductase; its protein translation is MTSSDTDIICRRLAGRTAVVTGAGSGIGLAAARRLASEGAHVVCADVDEPRGKAAAEETGGLFVKTDVTDPEQVEALFQAAYDTYGSVDVAFNNAGISPPDDDSILDTGLEAWKRVQEVNLTSVYLCCKAAIPYMRRQGKGSIINTASFVARMGAATSQISYTASKGGVLAMSRELGVQFAREGIRVNALCPGPVNTPLLRELFAKDPERAARRLVHIPVGRFAEAEEIAAAVAFLASDDSSFVNATDFLVDGGISGAYVTPL